The genomic stretch CAGCGCAAGCAGCGCTCCTATTACAACGCGCGCGGTGAAGGCATCATTTTTCCCATGGACACCCGTCTTGAACCCTGTCTGCAAGATTTCGGAGGCACCGATGACCGATTTTCTCAATTTTCTGCGTGATCAGATCCGGCAAGTGCGGGACATCGAAACCAACGCGCACGACCTGCTGCACAACGCGGGGGACGATGCCGGATATCGCGAAGCCATGCATCGCAAGGCGGAACTGCTGGCCACTCTGTCCACGAATGCGGCCCCTTTTCTGGATGCGCTGAGCCTTGAACGGCGCCCCATGATCGAACACAAGCTGGACATGTTTTCCCAAAGCGCTCGGCGCAGCCTGGACATAGGCAGCGTTTTCTACATGTCCGCGCTGCTCTACCCTGACGACCACAAGCCAGGCGAGCCCAACACCCTCGAGATCTGGCTTGCGGAACTCGAGCGGTCCAAATAAAACCAGCAACCTTAAATCCACAGGAAACATCATGACACTTGCAGCTGGAACCAAAGTACTGGTTCACTACACGGGCACGCTCGACGACGGCACCCAGTTCGACTCCTCCCGGGAACGCGATCCCCTGGAGATCACTCTTGGCCAGGACATGGTCATCCCCGGCTTCGAAAAAGCCATCCTCGATCTTGAGCCCGGCCAGAGCGTCACCGTGACCATCCCGGAAGAAGAGGCCTACGGCCCGCACAACGAGGAAATGGTCATCCGCGTTCCCAAGACGTCCTTTCCCCCGGAGATCGTTCCCACCGTCGGCGAACAGCTGGTGCTGCGCTCCCCCGACGGCAACGAACTCCCGGCCCTCATCGTCGACGTCGATGACGACGAAGCCACCCTGGACGCCAACCACCCCCTGGCCGGATTCGCCCTGACCTTCGAGATCGAGCTGGTCAGCGTAGGCTAAGCGCAGGCAGTACGGACAAAGGGCATGGATTCCCGCCTACCCATGCTGGGCACACGTGCGCGGGAATGACGTCGAGACAGCACGGCGAACACCTCTTCCAAACGACCCAGCAACGCCGTTGTCATTCCCGTGAAGACGGGAATCCATGCCCTTTGTCAGCATTCTCCCGCCCCACCCGGTTCACAGTCCGTCAAAACTCCAAAAAAAAGGGATTTCGAGCTTTTCCCGAAATCCCCCGTCCTGGCCGAACAGCCCGGCCTCAGCCTGCCGAAGTACGCGTAACCTCCTGCACTGCCTCAAGATTCCGCAATTTTTCGATGATGGCGTAAAGCTGGGTCGTGGTCTTGACCTCGATCACGAAATCAAGCTCCGACATCCCGTCCACGGCGGACGTGAACTTGCCTGAATCGATGTTGATGCCTTCCTTGGCCAGAAGCCCGCTGACCAGACCCAGAACGCCGCGTTCGTTCTTGCAGACGACCTTGATCTTGGCCGGTAGAGGCTTGGTTTCCTCCTGACCGCCCCAGCTCACGTCAAGCAGGCGTTCGGGCTCCATGTTCGCCACGTTCGGGCAATCCTGGGTGTGAACCGTCACTCCGAGGCCCCGGCTGATATAGCCCACAATGGGGTCTCCGGGCAACGGATTGCAGCACTGGGCATAGCGGATGAGCACCCCGTCGACGCCCTGGATGCTGATGGAGTCCGGATCCTGGGGCTTGGCCTGAGGCACGGCCGGACCTGCGGGCTTGCGCTCCTCGGTTTTTTGCTCATCTTTGGGCAGAAGCTTCCGGAGCACCTGCCTTGCGGTGATGCGTCCATGACCCACGGCGGAAAAAAGGTCGTCAAGCTGGCGAAAGGAAAACTCCTTGACCACGGGATCGAAATCGCCGCTCTTGATGGCCTTGCCCACATTGATGCCCATGCGCCGGCCTTCCTTCTCCAGAAGCTCCTTGGCCAGCGACAGGCTGCGCGCCCGCTCTTCGGTGCCGATCCAGTGCTTGATGCGCGACCGGGCCTTGCCGGATTTGACGAACTGCAGCCAGTCCCGGCTCGGATTGCGGGAGGCGTCGGTGATGATCTCCACCGTGTCGCCGTTCTTGAGCGGTGTATTCAGCGGAACGATGCGCCCGTTGACCTTGGCCCCGGCGCAGTGGTTACCGACCTCGGTGTGGATCAGATAGGCAAAATCCACGGGCGTGCCGCCTTCGGGCAGTTCCTTGACCTGGCCGCGCGGCGTGAAGACGTAAACCTCGTCCTGGAACAGATCGAGGCTGAGCGTCGACATGAAGTCCCTGGAATCCTTCAGATCTCCCTGCCAGTCCAGAATCTGGCGCAGCCAGCTGAAGCGGTCGGCGTCCTGGGCCTTCTTGCTGCCCCGCTCCTTGTAGGACCAGTGCGCGGCCACGCCGTTCTCGGCCAGCTGGTGCATCTCCTCGGTGCGGATCTGGATCTCGATGCGCTCGCCCTCGGGGCCGATGACCGTCGAGTGCAGACTCTGGTACATGTTGGCCTTGGGCATGGAGATGTAGT from Desulfomicrobium apsheronum encodes the following:
- a CDS encoding FKBP-type peptidyl-prolyl cis-trans isomerase, which produces MTLAAGTKVLVHYTGTLDDGTQFDSSRERDPLEITLGQDMVIPGFEKAILDLEPGQSVTVTIPEEEAYGPHNEEMVIRVPKTSFPPEIVPTVGEQLVLRSPDGNELPALIVDVDDDEATLDANHPLAGFALTFEIELVSVG
- a CDS encoding RelA/SpoT family protein — translated: MIRITDILDQASTYLSPLDVALIQKAYVFSAAAHAGQIRLSGEPYLSHPLEVSNILVDLRLDAATIVAGLLHDTVEDTDASIPQIVELFGPEVGAIVEGVTKISKMNFESKEQAQAENIRKMILAMADDIRVILVKLADRLHNISTLEFQKEYKQRAIAQETLGIYAPLANRLGLYRIKVQLENHGLRYMKPDVYAQISEGINRYQDQGQAYIDKVSAMIQDVLHENEINGRVKGRIKHIYSIYHKMKQRGLTLDQIFDMIAFRVIVNNLRECYTVLGLVHSLWRPVPGKFKDYISMPKANMYQSLHSTVIGPEGERIEIQIRTEEMHQLAENGVAAHWSYKERGSKKAQDADRFSWLRQILDWQGDLKDSRDFMSTLSLDLFQDEVYVFTPRGQVKELPEGGTPVDFAYLIHTEVGNHCAGAKVNGRIVPLNTPLKNGDTVEIITDASRNPSRDWLQFVKSGKARSRIKHWIGTEERARSLSLAKELLEKEGRRMGINVGKAIKSGDFDPVVKEFSFRQLDDLFSAVGHGRITARQVLRKLLPKDEQKTEERKPAGPAVPQAKPQDPDSISIQGVDGVLIRYAQCCNPLPGDPIVGYISRGLGVTVHTQDCPNVANMEPERLLDVSWGGQEETKPLPAKIKVVCKNERGVLGLVSGLLAKEGINIDSGKFTSAVDGMSELDFVIEVKTTTQLYAIIEKLRNLEAVQEVTRTSAG